The window CCCCCCGATCCATCGATCGGATGTGTACGTGGAGCCCCGATGCGCACAAGTACGGTCTTCCATACAAGAGACTCTCTCAATGTGAATATGTGGTAAGTGCATACTTTGGATAACGAATGAGGATAAATTTCCCTCATCAAAAATATACACTTTATAAGTCATGTCTTAACTAATTTTGATTGACctccaaaatcaaaatcaagccAACATCATCACACTTCGGATGACCCTAATCCCGAGCACGATCACATTTAATCATTTTGGCTTCATAAAAGTCCGTTTTGTGCGGATAAATGTGGTGACTTATCATTGGTTGACCAAAGACAAAAAACATGAGCATGAGCTAATAATGCATCTATTTCTTTTCATGACAAGTAGACCAACACCATAATCATTCATCGAGCACTACATGTGACAAAGCCCACATATTACGCTCTAATAACAATATACACCCCTTCAAAAAACAAAACACATCATCTTTACAAATCCAATCTTTgaattcttgaatttgatattttattttatacactGGATTATTGCCAAGACCACCTTGTCTGGGGCCACTAACCACATATATATACTTTCAATCTAACTCAAGTCATTTATGTTTcataaaataatcaatcaaaTCGCCTCTTCTTATTGATGCTGCAAAGAATCATGAAATGTAATCAAATCTTGCATCACATTTTTGTAGAGTACAAAGAGGAAAATGCTCTGAAATCCCCTGTTCATCAAGATTGAGTCGTTGCACACTGCTCAAAACATTGAAGAAACTAATCTTTGATTAAGAAGAAACATCAAATAGTTCACACATGGAGGAATACTCCTACTAGTCTATAATAATCTTGATCACAATCGAAAAAATGAGCAAAAATATCTACATGTAATAGACCCCAAGCAACTTAAAATGGGGCCAATAATAATAGCTAAAAGCGTAAAAAGCTCAGATAAAAGGCCagacagaaacaacatgaatgAATAATTCAAACCTAAAGACAAACCAATTCGAGCTTCATGGGCCAACGTTCATCTCCGAATCAGAGTCTTCCATGGAAACTAATACTTGAGCAGAAGCTAGGCATGCCACTTCTTAAGCCTGCAGCAAGAGCAAGGATGCTACGAACGAACCTCAAATCTATAAAGCTTCGGATCAATGCCTTAAATGCGAGTATTTCCACTTCCAAGGGTGAGCTCAAGATCGTCCATCCCCACCTCGTGGATCCTCTCACCTTCCCACGGCTTCACTGCCATATTCTCAAAGTCAAACTCTGCACCCTTGCCCTTATCCGACATGGCATCCTTGGAAGGAATGGGTTGAACCACAGGTTTCACAAGATTGAAGGTAGGAGAAGTAGGGACCATGTTGGCAGCATTTGTATAGGCTTGGAAGTTCATCCAACGGCCAGAATCAACAGTGGAGGTGTCGGACTCATCACACTCTGGAATGGTAGCTGGAGTGAAGCGTTGGACACGAGTTGGGCTGGCCGGGGCAGAAGCAGCGAAGAAGGGTATGTTCAAGGCAGACATGGATTCTTTTGCAAGAGTCTCCAAATTAAAAGTTTGTTTGGGAACTCTTGTTGGGGAGGAGAGGGGTGGGGTAACAGGGGCACTGTTGGATATTCGGAGAGGAGGCAGAGACGAAGGGAACGAGTTAAGGAGGAAGGCGAATGGGTGTGACGAAGCATTGCCATCAAGGCGGGACGGGCTGGGGAAAGACGAGGACGAAGGGCTTGGTTGGTATGAAGGAATGGGACTGGCAAAATAGGAAGATGGTGGGCTTGGATTTCTTGAAGAACTTGGAGTAATATTGGTTGAGGTGCCTCCTATTTCCATTGGGATTGGCTTGCATCCCTATATCATTAATCCAATTCAGTCAATCAAATTAACACCCAAACAATCTTACACATTACCTCTAAATTATATAACAAATATGGAAATGGGCAGATTAATTGGTAATGCTCAAAATAGGAGATTGTAAATGCTCACCATCAAGCCTCAATTAACCAGAAATTACTAATTTTTGTAATTAACCTGCTTCTAAACTTCTCTATAAGCAAAAATGTACTTCCAAAGTACTAGAAATTGAAGAGGAATTACTCATGTATGGCATGCAAACATTTAGGGCTAGATCCATGACTATTTTCAACTGTATATTCCATTTTCGATCAAAAAATTATCTAGAAAGTAATGG is drawn from Salvia miltiorrhiza cultivar Shanhuang (shh) unplaced genomic scaffold, IMPLAD_Smil_shh original_scaffold_190, whole genome shotgun sequence and contains these coding sequences:
- the LOC131003335 gene encoding protein BRASSINAZOLE-RESISTANT 1-like yields the protein MMWEAGGSTASSSAAGGAGGAGVGDGGGSGRRKPSWRERENNRRRERRRRAIAAKIYTGLRAQGNYNLPKHCDNNEVLKALCNEAGWVVEPDGTTYRKGCKPIPMEIGGTSTNITPSSSRNPSPPSSYFASPIPSYQPSPSSSSFPSPSRLDGNASSHPFAFLLNSFPSSLPPLRISNSAPVTPPLSSPTRVPKQTFNLETLAKESMSALNIPFFAASAPASPTRVQRFTPATIPECDESDTSTVDSGRWMNFQAYTNAANMVPTSPTFNLVKPVVQPIPSKDAMSDKGKGAEFDFENMAVKPWEGERIHEVGMDDLELTLGSGNTRI